A region of the Silene latifolia isolate original U9 population chromosome 9, ASM4854445v1, whole genome shotgun sequence genome:
ttagtacctaacaaagagcaaacacaacgagactacaacataaggtcctaaatctacccatcttacccatctctcaagtttattattttaaggtcaagttatttatattggggtgcacaaacgtgcgtcgggagcaaatatgctctgataccaactgtgacaccctcatttattgcggaaaagtaaacacgtaattctagaataaaactgcatggatatgtttgtaataggttcatttgggtaaaaacctgtaatttttaaaaacctgaacctgttataaagatatccaaattggaaggtgtcaaacatacaaggtctaactagaagtttcataacataaccatcgctaaagtcgcgaatagcaaattatacaactaaatgtaaagagggagacatatgtccctaaaatgtatgcgacataaaaagggtttaagggtcaccataaaataaagccaatctaggtcccaaggttactttgctcgctagctcgtccatgtaccccatatatgcatcacctacctgtcattcgcattttatacaaatacgaaagccacagtcagtggggagtaactccgagttctcccagccacgaaatgtcataattaatataacatgtaaacataagaatatgaatacgaatcacacactgccttagcatatagatgctaaggcaatcgtgcttatcatgtgaataacaatataacgccacatagtcctagcatgtgaatactagaccgactcatactacactatcatgtgaatcacataacatccaggaatccaaactctatcaaccatagccggcttgcatctcaccttctatgattcatagaatcatcaaacaagaaagggcaatatatcaaagacaggcataagttcttagtaccgtcaatagtcactttgtaactcgagtctataccacgaggtagggaaggtaatcgaaccggtatcttggctcagcggttactattaagaaaacatggccaagagacaacacaaccctagcctaaaatttgcgcagacctagacatgcggatacacaccaccgcacccaagacccacaactttttttaaaacaaagtgaagtgagtaccctaaggacaccaccgaagggttggctagtacttaagctgaccccatactatcaaaataagtacctgaggtcatgccccaacttggatataaatccactagtcaggaacacaaaggctatcaagcagtgaacatatactcgtcaaagactataaagacctatctatgatgaaggccgaaatactcacctaggacctagtcccagctagtctcagcttgaatactttagcccacaccacacaagacaaataggacacccaattaaccataaaagggcaAAGAGttcaacttaccaacataaatgctaacattctatcatgtgaaaggctatataaatgtctattcagcagacaatccaacaatatcctcaatatcaataataatccaaattccagctaaccgttaatctcataattcatgagaacaagctaaaatggcaaagaggcaacaagactaagcataaggcatccaaagcatccagcaaccaacatgtgaaatgataattacaaatatcaaggcataacataaaacctccaataacaactaatctcacctcaaagacaaaccctcgacccgagtcccgcgacgggtcatcggttaaatcgaggctgactggtttaaacctagcttgaccaaactcgttcggtcaaccgcccactcgtagtcttggtctactttggcccaaattacaaattttatcgcaatattattctcatgctatttctaatttctatcatgtgaaaaacgaaagtaacacattatcaatcacctaaacacttaacaaacaacaggcacacattaactaccaatgtgacattaattcgtcgagtaactcggaatagttaccttaagctagcaaagagacaagcaataacttgagaaagcttctaaaacccaaaattactcttcctcttcaaccacatatgagccacctaaaataattatgtgaagggacgatattaacgaattatcgttatataaaatatgagacggaaattaatttaaatcaaaacatgtaaatcatattcattagctactgtcttatgaccctcccttttgaGAGGCATAACcagaaaattgtcacaacttttacgccctagaaatagtcccataaagcaccattttatccgtcccaaaactgagcccaactcagcctgtcacggctcctaaaaccgaggcaaaacagcccacacggcctccatttcgatTGTCCCAAAACAAGTCAGGAAGGTCGCACAAAAACggtaccaaaacagagttcaatcaaacctaaaccagtcctaaaccgagtcaaaaaaaGTCCCCAAAATGTCCCAAAGTACTGcgcaaagcggactcaaaaaaCAAATCCTAATCCAtcgcacaataccacaactaaacaagatcccaaatagcatcccaaaacaaaccctacatgtcagtatacaccgtctcaactatcaaagataccaattagcacccaaaacaatccatacatgtcagcatacaccgtcttaaatataccacttactagctagcatcccaaatgatctctagaggtcagtatacaccgtctcaatcatctccacatatcagtatacaccgtctcaactatacaactgactaattaacatccataaggatccctatataattatacaccgtctcaactataaaacatactaacaaatcttctaccagactgtctattttagtacatacaaccgtcttataataaataaagctgaaagtataaattgggtttgtaaaaatacatgacgaaaatgaattttacttacaacggattgacggaaacgacgagaggaacgctatggaacaaaaatagttgaaaacggatgacaaaggAGCATCAAGTATCAATTTAAAACCCGATAAAAATAGAAcgaacgaaaagaagaaaaaagaaggaagaagaagaaaacaaaGCGTGCGTTGTTTATAAATAAGACAAAGAAACTGcttagcctgctatttattatacgtacgtttcttcgtcgttaagaaacttcgatcgttattaaaaccgtttcaagttaaatttaaccgatttaagtaaaagtttcagtaataaaacggaatcaataataaataaatttaatgagtgaaaataaaataaactcagctagttaacgtaaataatacaatatcagcttgaatcggaattattagcgatttttacaaaactaacggatattaataaaaattgctaatttagtgaaataagctcaaaatagctaattggacggttttgttcccaaaatccatctcgggttcacttaaaacaactttcataaggactcgtaaagaaacggaaattattaaataaataaactcgaactaatttcaaataaacttattaatgattattaaaattaacgtatcgaattatgatgaaattaattaattagctaagcatatatatatataaatcgttaaatgatgtaattaaattcaaaatagcaattaaaagaattttatccatcttaataaaatacggggtgttacagcatCACCCTAAATAAAATCGGTAAATAAATGAGCAATAACCGATATAGAGGCAGTAattccctatttactaaatgaataggccaATCTAcattttttcccgcctaaaatatcaatattatatattaaaacCAGATACCAaaggatttcaatgtaattaaagaaagttattcaaattaattatactatatagttttaaatcactaacaCTGTGTGAtgaacccgattaagggatcctaatgcaaatattatatagtttgggttaaaattaaattatatagaaacttgataattttcctaaacatttgtaagagactaaaacatggtcaatttccttaaaataaaataattaattaagatggtcaatttccttaaaataaaataattaattaagatggtcaattcaattaagatgcttggtaattttcagGAGagtagaagatggtcaatttccttaaaataaaataattaattagtataaacatgcacacttatggtattaattattatcatcataaaattatatattaaatttaaaaactatgtaattttattaaattttatttatagtttattagatatatagagatgttaattatttaacatacaaaaataaaatataagtaagttataaataattcaagttagattccataatatataatattacataattctttcgatttgatttaatgcctatatttatataaatatataatcctcttaaaattgcatgccaagtagtaaaagtaatttcgtcagtaaagaaaagaatggatatagttatatgatactaatcactcatttgaatagtaaaagtaacaatattatcagcgagattagtaaaagtggtagaaacaacaacgggagtagtaaaataatcaatattatgcggcaatagtgaaaataacaataattacggcgggagtagtgaaattatcaatattaatgcggcagaagtgacagtaacaataattacgacgggagtagtgaaagtaacaatgattacgggcaagtagtgaaatgctattactattgtttcattagtAAGAGTAAAATactaatagcgggagtagtgaatttgtctcaaaatttatttcatcgtatatgtcatagaaaaatatattaatgataaatttatgggttatgcaactttaagtaattttatttaatgaaaaaaaaagtaatgGTAGATAGAGGTAGCTCGGGCGAAGCTGGGTACCAATACTAGTTATCTTCTAATTAGGCTTTTAATTTTTGCATTCTACTATGGGTTAAGTCTAATGTATAAAATGATTCCCAAAAAAAATATGTATAACGTCCTATTCTACTAAGTGCTAAATCTAGATCATATCAATGATCTTGCCCAAAATAACGTAAAAATTGATTGTCaaaaaatcaatcaatcaatactatatattaaatccagaaatcaagggacttcaatgtaattaaagaaaattatacaaattaattatactatatagttttaaatcaatagcaccatgtgatggacccgattaagggatctcaatgcaaatattatatagtttgggttaaaattaaattatatagaagcttggtaattttcctaaacatttgtaagagactaaaacatggtcaatttccttaaaataaaataattaattaagatggtcaatttttttaaaataaaataattaattaagatggtcaatttcaatgagactaaaagaaagaagatgattggtaattttccttaatatttatagaagactagaagatgttcaatttccttaaaacaaaataattaattagtataaacatgcacacttatggtattaattattatcaacataaaattatatattaaatttaaaatctatgcaattttattaaactttatttaTAGTTTATTatatgtatagagatgttaattgtttaacatacaaaaatataataagtaggttataaataattcaagttagatttcataatatataatattgcataattctttcgatttaatttaatgcatatatgtaatatatttatataaatatataatcctcttaaaattgcatgcctaagtagtaaaagtaatttcgtcagtaaagaaaagaattgtagtaacattggatatatttatatgatagtaattactcatttgaatagtaaaagtaacaatattatcagcgagattagtgaaagtggtagaaacaacaacgtgagtagtgaaataatcaatattaatgcggcaatagtgaaagtaacaataattacggtgggagtagtgaaattatcaatattaatgcggcagtagtgacagtaacaataattacaacgagagtagtgaaagtaacaatgattacgggcaaatagtgaaatgttattactattatttcattaataagagtaaaatattaatagcgggagtagtgaatatgtctcaaaatttatttcatcgtaattttaggatatgtcatagaaaaatatattaatgataaatttatgggttatgcaactttaagtaattttatttaataaaaaaaaattaatggtaagtagaggtagtccGGATGAAGCTGGACACCAATACTAGTAAGTATAAAATCCTCAAtcattgccaaaaaaaaaaatataccgtGAATCATTGCTATATTGCTACAAGTAAAAAATCCTCGATTATTGCCAAAAATCTGGGTTCATATATTAGAAATCTCGAAGTAAAAAAATTATCGATCATTGCCAAAAAATGAGGTGTTAATTTAGCATtattaagtaatacaaaaataaaaactctataaatgTCGCGCAATGATTGTGCGGGATCTAAAGTAGTTAATTAATCAAAGTAAAAGATGAATGAATAGCTCGTCTCCTCCTCGCCTCATATAATAAAACCTTGTGTATATATAAAGAGAGTAATCGAGAACTTCCTTCATTCTTctttgtaaatcaacaaccatctGTTTACTTGTCTCTCCTCCGCCGCCGCCGTCCGATCTAATCCCACCTCTACTCCATCGTACGCTCCTACGATCCTCATTTCTAATCTACCTTCGTAttgcataaaccctaatttttttttaaaattttaattccTAGATTTAGTTTCCTTCATTTTTCTATCAGATTTACCTCAATGTTAGTTATTCTTCGtttcttttgctttttatttGTATTGCCATTGATTGTTGATGTTAATTAGGTTTTGAATCAACTGAAAACTGCCATTTTTAATGGCTTGTTTTAAGTTTGATTATTTGGTTACTTGTTTTTCATCTGATTTTGTTTAATGAGCTCTATTATTTGACTTTTTAATTCAACTTTATTGCTTAAAGATATAATTGTTATCAGCAAGTCATTGATCCGCTGTTTATGTTGTAACCCGTAAAGCTGTATTGAATTAGGGATGTCAGCTTCTTGTTAATTTGGAAAATGGTCTGAAGTATCCATGTACTTTGACATGTGCCGTTAAGCTGTATTGAATTAGGGATTTCAGCTTCTTGTTAATTTGGAAAATGGTCCGTATTCATGTACTTTGAGATATGATGAGCTATTCTAATTATAGTTCAAGTTACTGATCCGCTGTTTATGTGGTAACCTGAGAATTAGGGATTTCAGTTTTTTGATGATTTGGAAAATGGACTGCGTAGTGCTAAATTGGTCTTCCAGTATGAATTACACTCGGACGCTTGTTTTAAAGATGTGCTTTTTTTATTGTGTTTAAGATCCACCATAGTAATCTGCTCTTCATTCATTGTAAAGTTAATCTGTTCGGTTCTACTTGCAAAATGATACTCATACTGATTTTGTTGAATACTTTTttgtcgattttttttttcagactCACCAGCTCTGTACCTGAAAGATGAGTGTGGTAggatttgattttggtaaccaGAGCTGTGTTGTTGCCGTTGCAAGGCAAAGGGGTATTGATGTTGTCCTCAATGACGAGTCCAATCGGGAAACACCTGCTATTGTTTCCTTTGGTGAGAAGCAGCGGTTTGTTGGGACTGCTGGAGCTGCATCTGCATTGATGAACCCTAAAAACACCATTTCCCAGATTAAAAGACTTATTGGTCGGCCGTTTTCTGATCCTGAGCTGCAAAGGGATATTCAAACGGTGCCATTTACGGTCACTGAGGGGGCTGACGGCTTTCCCTTGATCCATGCAAGGTATTTGGGGGAAACCAAGACGTTTACCCCGACTCAGGTACTGGGTATGTTGCTCTCGAATTTGAAAGGCATAGCAGAGAAGAACTTGAATGCTGCTGTGGTTGACTGCTGTATTGGAATCCCAGTTTACTTCACTGATCTTCAGAGAAGAGCTATACTAGATGCAGCGACGATTGCCGGTCTACATCCTCTTCGTCTAATTCATGAAACTACAGCTACCGCTTTGGCCTACGGTATCTACAAGACAGACCTGCCTGAAAATGACCCTATAAACATTGCGTTTGTAGATGTTGGACATTCCAGTTTACAAGTGTGCATTGCTGCCTTGAAAAAAGGCCAGCTTAAGATCTTGGCTCATTCATTTGATCGCTCTTTAGGCGGGCGTGACTTTGATGAAGTTCTTTTCCAGCACTTTGCTGCTAAGTTTAAGGAAGAGTACAAGATTGATGTGTATCAGAATGCAAGGGCTTGCCTCAGGCTTAGAGCCGGCTGTGAGAAACTGAAGAAGGTTTTGAGTGCCAATCCTGTGGCTCCATTGAACATCGAGTGCCTAATGGACGAGAAGGATGTCAGAGGAGTCATTAAAAGGGAGGAATTTGAAGAAATTAGCATCCCAATTTTAGAGCGGGTGAAGAAGCCTTTGGAAAAGGCTCTTGCAGAAGCTGGTCTTAGTACTGAAGAAATTCATACTGTTGAGGTTGTTGGCTCAGGTTCAAGGGTTCCAGCCGTCATAAAGATCATGACTGAATTCTTTGGGAAGGAACCTCGGCGTACTATGAATGCCAGTGAGTGTGTGGCAAAGGGTTGTGCTTTGGAGTGTGCAATTCTTAGCCCCACGTTTAGAGTCAAAGAGTTTCAGGTATTGAGTTGGTCCATTTGTTATCGCGTGCCTTCTATTTCCAGTGCTTTACTACTATGTTTATGATGAGTTGCTGACTTTTGTGGTCAAGATGTATCATCAAGCCTCAGTACTTTGATGATTAGCATAAGATTATGTATAATGCTCTTGGGCCTTTATCAATTGAGCATGTGTATATGCATGTTTAAAAGTTGGTCTATTTCGGAAAGTGTTTATTGCTTCCTCATATTCCTTGGTTATTTATGTTCTTCTGTTTTCTGCTTCTGAAATTTCTCTCCACTTTTGAATGATGGCATGCCTTTTCTTCATCCAGGTTAATGAAAGCTTCCCATTTTCCATCTCAATGTCCTGGAAAAATCCTGCTGTTGGGGGCCAAAATGGAGCAACTGAGGGGCAGAACAGCACTGTAGTTATTCCCAAGGGAACTCCTATCCCTTGCTTAAAGGCGGTAACAATTACAAGAACAGGCACATTAGCTGTCGATTTGCAGTATGCCGATGTTAGTGAATTGCAGGCCCCACCCCAGATTAGCACGTATACGGTTAGTAATCGTTCCATTAGTGTTTTTTTATACATCTTGATCATATTTTTAATATTTACTCCCTTCATCCCAATGAGTTGTATAATTTTTCAAAATAAGTGAGGGGGATTTTATAAAGTGTATGCAATTTAGTGGAATGGAGGGAGACTTTAGTAAAAATGTACATTTCTAGATTGGTTGTCCTTTAGAGTTTTGCTGTTCTGTTTCTCATCTCTTATCTAGTCATTTGCCTtggttgatttttttttattgaatCTTTGTTTCTGTTGGTTGAATGAATAGATTGGCCCTGTCCAGTCTCCTAAAGGTGATTCTGCAAAGCTAAAGGTTCGAGTAAGGCTAAATCTGCATGGTATTGTATCCGTGGATTCAGCTACGGTGAGTCTACTGCTGTTGGTAGATAAACAATTGTTTTAGTATtactcttctcttttcttttctttcccctGTGCATGTGAATGCGCTTCTCTTTGTAGCCTTGCTGAGCTTATCAATTTTTCTCCCAGCTCTTAGAAGAGGAAGAAATTGATGTTCCTGTAGTAAAAGATGCAGCTAAGATGGAAACTGATTCTCCAAATGACGGAGTCCCTCCTGAAAGTGACGTGACTATGCAAGATGCCAAGGGTGAAACTCCTGCGGCAGAAAATGGCGTGCCTGAGTCTGGAGAGGCTTCTGCACCTGAGGTTGAACAAAAGCCAGTTCAGATGGATACAGATGCCAAGGTATTGCTCTGGCCGTTTTGTTGCGACCATCTTTAGACTAAAATCTTTGAATCTGATGATGATGTTTTTGTAAGGTTGTACGAGATTCTGAACAGCGATCTTGCTTATATAAACTTGGGGGTGATACTGCAACTTTTGTGTTACATATTTTATGTCTGTTCAATTTTCTGGTGTGTCATATCATTGCAAATGGATTATGTTATATTTTTTCTTATTAATTATTAATGAATTATGAAACTAATGAGCTTGGTATTATGATATTATCAATCTTGGTTTGGACCTGATCTCATAATTGGTCTGACCTTATCTCGGCCATTGTACTAAAACTCCGTCTGATACTGCCTTTAATTAGGTCTTGATGGCTCAGTGGCGACTTAATTGGTCGTAGGATTGAATTCCCTTCCCCTTCAATTGTAGTGCCCTTGTGCAGTTGCGCTGCTGGGACTAAAAGGAATTTATGACTTGTGGAAGAGATGTTCAACGTCGCACATACTTTTTGAGGAGCTAACACTCTACCTTAGGGATGCCAGTTTGTCCTTTTTTCTGGGAGGCTTGATTTGGCTGTTTCTCACTCTCTGTTTAAGCTGTAGCAGTTTGTATTGTAGGCTTTTGTAGGGTGTGCTATGGGGTGACATACAACTTGCACCATTTTTTATGGTTGTACAACGAATCTCATACAGTTTTGTGTTTTGCAGACTGATGCATCAAAGAAGAAGCTGAAGAAAATAACTGTTCCTGTGTCAGAGATAGTCCACGGTGGACTGTCTAAGGGTGATGTAGAGAAAGCAGTCGAGAAGGAATTTGAAATGGCCTTGCAAGATCGCGTTATGGAAGAAACTAAGGACCGAAAAAATGCCGTGGAAGCGTATGTGTATGACATGAGAAACAAGGTATAGTATGTGGTTCATTTTCTGTGGAGTCACATAGGACAATTTTTTTAAGCTAATTTTTATTGCTTATCTAATCTGTTTTACTCTCTCTGTGTTGCGGTGTTGTTCAGCTTAATGACAAATATTACGAGTTTGTCACTCCTTCGGAGAAGGATGAGTTCATTGCTACACTTCAGGAGGTAGAAGATTGGTTGTACGAAGATGGAGAAGATGAGATCAAGAGCGTCTATACTGCTAAGCTTGACGAGCTGAAAAAGGTAAAGCATTTAGGTTTCTCTCTGCTGAAGATTCACTTGTTTCCCTTTTCCCTGTCTCACCTCGAGGGAATGGGGGTTCGTTAGAGCTGCTCTTCCATCAAAATACCGAGTAATAAAATTATTTTTTGGGTAATTCCTAAATTGCAGAAAGGTAACCCTGTTGAGGAGCGTTACAAGGAGCATATGGAACGGGGAGGGGCCGTTCAACAACTTGTTTATTGTATCAATAGTTTCAAGGAAGCAGCAATGTCAGctgacccgaaatttgaacatattGAGCTTCCAGAAACACAAAAGGTAGTATTGTGCATAATTTTATTTCGAATGTGATATCTGTGTATATCAGTCATGTGATATAGGCTTCTGTGAATGTTATTGTGTGTAGGTCATTAATGCTTGTGTTGAAGCTGAAGCGTGGTTGAGAGAGAAGCAGCAGCAACAAGATACACTTCCCAAACATGCAACTCCTGTTTTGAGGACAGCTGATGTGCTAAAGAAGGCAGATGAGGTTAACAGGTATGTATCATTGTTACTATATGGATTATTGTTCCCTTAAATTGTAATCACCCATATTGTGTAGCTTGTTATGTTACTCAGAACTTCGGTTTTGGTCTCAGGCAGCACATGTGTTCATGGGAACATGTCTTAAACAAAAataatatatatttataaatttaaAATATCTGAAGTCTCTACCGAGAAAATAGAGGGATGTTTGTGAAACAATCCCTACATTTCTTTGATATCTTCCACTTTCTCAAGGGGTAGCTATTTTACGAATAAAATTGTAAATACAATGTTACCCTCCCTTTCCCACCCATTGAACGATAAAGGTGGTCTAGGGTTCAGGTACAATCCATATACATGTTTTTGAGTGCTGTATCAGACATGGATATGGCCTCATAAGTCAAGAGTTTATTATCATTGATGGTCTATATAA
Encoded here:
- the LOC141599760 gene encoding heat shock 70 kDa protein 14-like yields the protein MSVVGFDFGNQSCVVAVARQRGIDVVLNDESNRETPAIVSFGEKQRFVGTAGAASALMNPKNTISQIKRLIGRPFSDPELQRDIQTVPFTVTEGADGFPLIHARYLGETKTFTPTQVLGMLLSNLKGIAEKNLNAAVVDCCIGIPVYFTDLQRRAILDAATIAGLHPLRLIHETTATALAYGIYKTDLPENDPINIAFVDVGHSSLQVCIAALKKGQLKILAHSFDRSLGGRDFDEVLFQHFAAKFKEEYKIDVYQNARACLRLRAGCEKLKKVLSANPVAPLNIECLMDEKDVRGVIKREEFEEISIPILERVKKPLEKALAEAGLSTEEIHTVEVVGSGSRVPAVIKIMTEFFGKEPRRTMNASECVAKGCALECAILSPTFRVKEFQVNESFPFSISMSWKNPAVGGQNGATEGQNSTVVIPKGTPIPCLKAVTITRTGTLAVDLQYADVSELQAPPQISTYTIGPVQSPKGDSAKLKVRVRLNLHGIVSVDSATLLEEEEIDVPVVKDAAKMETDSPNDGVPPESDVTMQDAKGETPAAENGVPESGEASAPEVEQKPVQMDTDAKTDASKKKLKKITVPVSEIVHGGLSKGDVEKAVEKEFEMALQDRVMEETKDRKNAVEAYVYDMRNKLNDKYYEFVTPSEKDEFIATLQEVEDWLYEDGEDEIKSVYTAKLDELKKKGNPVEERYKEHMERGGAVQQLVYCINSFKEAAMSADPKFEHIELPETQKVINACVEAEAWLREKQQQQDTLPKHATPVLRTADVLKKADEVNRLCRPIMTKPKPTPPKPATPEPQPPQDKEAESAGGETNSGPGASESNEGPKPEPMDTEKSEPAPSAA